A DNA window from Allokutzneria albata contains the following coding sequences:
- a CDS encoding terpene synthase family protein, giving the protein MQQQSFTLPEFYVPYPARINPHLERTRRHSAEWAERMGMLDSRTPDGGLVWTAERLARMDYGLMCAYTHPDCDGDVLDVITDWYVWVFFFDDHFLEEFKYSRDIKGGQAYLDRLEKFMTMDGEVAPEVTNPAEAGLKDLWERTVPSMTVDWRRRFITSTHNLMVESIWELKNIELGRIANPIEYIQMRRRVGGAPWSANLVEYAVGAEVPDKVAYSRPLEVLRDTFSDAVHLRNDLFSYQREVEEEGENSNAVLVFERFLGNSTQEAAELTNDLLTSRLRQFENTALVEVPALAAQHNLLPHEQLAIAAYVKGLQDWQSGGHEWHARSSRYMNQAMDNDAPPNPLLAGPVGLGTSAARLEFRPGVRRALREHTYTPERPVGHLPLPELYMPYAVRTSPHIEAAREHTIDWQRAMGFYEVVPGVERGAIWDEARGRGIDLAHCAAMIHADADPEELNLSSDWLSWGTYGDDYFPLVFGIARNKAAARACAERLKQFMPLDGKAPAPASPIERGLDDLWRRTAGPLSPGGRAEFRKAVDDMVDSWVWEVDNQAQNRIPDPIDYVEMRRRTFGSDMTIRLARVKALDLVPPELYQTRTLHELVTAAMDYACFTNDLFSYQKEVEFEGEVHNMVVVVENFLGTDRLTARDVVAKLMNARMRQFEHILANDLADLFEEFDLDERTRAVVTRQAEDLKEWMSGIMEWHVKCVRYQDAELRRMYGVEQVKRVFSFLPTGLGTSAARLSRVR; this is encoded by the coding sequence ATGCAGCAGCAGTCCTTCACGCTGCCCGAGTTCTATGTCCCGTACCCCGCCAGGATCAACCCGCACCTGGAGCGGACGCGGCGGCACAGCGCGGAGTGGGCGGAACGGATGGGCATGCTCGACTCGCGGACGCCGGACGGCGGGCTGGTGTGGACCGCCGAGCGGCTCGCCAGGATGGACTACGGCCTGATGTGCGCCTACACCCACCCGGACTGCGACGGCGACGTCCTCGACGTGATCACCGACTGGTACGTGTGGGTGTTCTTCTTCGACGACCACTTCCTGGAGGAGTTCAAGTACTCGCGGGACATCAAGGGCGGCCAGGCGTACCTGGACCGCCTGGAGAAGTTCATGACGATGGACGGCGAGGTCGCCCCCGAGGTGACGAACCCTGCCGAGGCCGGGCTGAAGGACCTGTGGGAGCGCACCGTCCCGTCGATGACCGTCGACTGGCGCAGGCGGTTCATCACCAGCACGCACAACCTGATGGTGGAGTCCATCTGGGAGCTCAAGAACATCGAGCTGGGCCGGATCGCCAACCCCATCGAGTACATCCAGATGCGGCGCCGGGTCGGCGGGGCGCCGTGGTCGGCGAACCTGGTCGAGTACGCGGTCGGCGCCGAGGTGCCGGACAAGGTCGCGTACTCCCGGCCGCTGGAGGTCCTGCGGGACACCTTCTCCGACGCCGTGCACCTGCGCAACGACCTGTTCTCCTACCAGCGCGAGGTGGAGGAGGAGGGCGAGAACTCCAACGCGGTGCTGGTGTTCGAGCGCTTCCTGGGCAACTCCACGCAGGAAGCGGCCGAGCTGACCAACGACCTGCTGACCTCGCGGCTGCGGCAGTTCGAGAACACCGCGCTGGTCGAGGTTCCCGCGCTGGCCGCCCAGCACAACCTCCTGCCGCACGAACAGCTCGCCATCGCCGCGTACGTGAAGGGACTGCAGGACTGGCAGTCCGGCGGGCACGAGTGGCACGCGCGCTCCAGCCGTTACATGAACCAGGCGATGGACAACGACGCGCCGCCGAACCCGTTGCTCGCGGGGCCGGTCGGGCTCGGCACCTCGGCGGCCCGGCTGGAGTTCCGGCCGGGCGTGCGCAGGGCTCTGCGTGAGCACACGTACACGCCGGAGCGACCCGTGGGCCACCTGCCGTTGCCCGAGCTGTACATGCCGTACGCCGTCCGCACCAGCCCGCACATCGAGGCCGCCCGCGAGCACACCATCGACTGGCAGCGCGCCATGGGCTTCTACGAGGTGGTGCCCGGCGTCGAACGCGGCGCGATCTGGGACGAGGCGCGCGGGCGGGGCATCGACCTGGCGCACTGCGCGGCGATGATCCACGCCGACGCGGACCCGGAGGAGCTGAACCTCTCCTCGGACTGGTTGTCGTGGGGGACCTACGGCGACGACTACTTCCCGTTGGTCTTCGGCATCGCCCGCAACAAGGCCGCGGCGCGCGCGTGCGCCGAGCGGCTGAAGCAGTTCATGCCCCTGGACGGCAAGGCACCGGCGCCGGCCAGTCCGATCGAGCGCGGGCTCGACGACCTGTGGAGGCGCACCGCGGGACCGCTGTCCCCGGGCGGGCGCGCGGAGTTCCGCAAGGCCGTCGACGACATGGTCGACAGCTGGGTCTGGGAGGTGGACAACCAGGCGCAGAACCGGATTCCCGACCCGATCGACTACGTGGAGATGCGCCGCAGGACCTTCGGCTCGGACATGACCATCCGGCTGGCCCGGGTGAAGGCGCTGGACCTGGTGCCGCCGGAGCTGTACCAGACGCGGACGCTGCACGAGCTGGTCACCGCGGCGATGGACTACGCCTGCTTCACCAACGACCTGTTCTCCTACCAGAAGGAGGTCGAGTTCGAGGGCGAGGTGCACAACATGGTCGTCGTCGTGGAGAACTTCCTCGGCACCGATCGGCTCACCGCGCGGGACGTCGTCGCCAAGCTGATGAACGCGCGCATGCGGCAGTTCGAGCACATCCTCGCCAACGACCTCGCCGACCTGTTCGAGGAGTTCGACCTCGACGAGAGGACCCGCGCCGTGGTGACCCGGCAGGCCGAGGACCTCAAGGAGTGGATGTCGGGGATCATGGAGTGGCACGTGAAGTGCGTGCGCTACCAGGACGCCGAACTCCGCCGGATGTACGGCGTCGAGCAGGTCAAGAGGGTTTTCTCTTTCCTGCCAACCGGTTTGGGCACATCGGCGGCGCGGTTGTCACGCGTTCGGTAG
- a CDS encoding nuclear transport factor 2 family protein — translation MIDPASVVDRQLAAYNAHDLEAFLATYAEDVHLALHEGQSIRGRDEMRGLYAEQFAQRLCRAEVVGRLIERGWVVDHEVAHGLDDEPRRVLVAYRVRDGLIDRVRFLT, via the coding sequence ATGATCGATCCTGCCTCCGTGGTGGACCGCCAGCTGGCCGCGTACAACGCGCACGACCTGGAGGCCTTCCTGGCGACCTACGCCGAGGACGTCCACCTCGCGCTGCACGAGGGGCAGAGCATTCGGGGGCGCGACGAGATGCGCGGCCTCTACGCCGAGCAGTTCGCCCAGCGGCTGTGCCGCGCCGAGGTGGTCGGCAGGTTGATCGAGCGCGGGTGGGTGGTGGACCACGAGGTGGCGCACGGGCTCGACGACGAGCCGCGGCGCGTGCTCGTGGCGTACCGCGTGCGCGACGGCCTGATCGACCGCGTCCGCTTCCTGACCTGA
- a CDS encoding acyl-CoA dehydrogenase family protein, whose product MEYPALFNPVTYDPEHLDTESRAKLRALIDWFESRGKQRLIADHLDRVWYTDFLDFIKREKLFATFNTPAAEAGGDPGKRWDATRNAALSEILGFYGLSYWYAWQVTVLGLGPIWMSDNAEARARAAALLDSGAVFAFGLSEKEHGADVYSTDMVLTPRPDGGFTATGDKYYIGNGNIAGMVSVFGRRADVEGADGYVFFAVDSQHPSFKLIKNVVNSQMFVSAFRLEDYPVTDADILHTGTDAFSAALNTVNVGKFNLCTASIGIAEHSFYEAITHAHNRVLYGNRVTEFGHVRQSFVDAYARLAAMKLFSDRAVDYFRSATAEDRRYLLFNPITKMKVTSEGERVIDLLWDVIAAKGFEKDTYFNTATGHIRALPKLEGTVHVNLALVLKFMPNYLFNPQEFEPVPTRHDAADDAFLFEQGPARGLGKITFHDWERVYTAFAHVPNVALFHEQARGLKRLLTTAAPDAAQQRDLDFLLNLGHLFTLVVYGQLVLEQAELTGCHPDVLGQIFDVLVRDFSEYAVGLHGKASATEAQQAWAVEQIRKPVPDAERFGRVWAHVAALSGSYDMRA is encoded by the coding sequence ATGGAGTACCCGGCGCTGTTCAACCCGGTCACCTACGACCCGGAGCACCTCGACACCGAGTCGCGGGCGAAGCTGCGGGCGCTGATCGACTGGTTCGAATCGCGCGGCAAGCAGCGGCTGATCGCCGACCACCTCGACCGCGTCTGGTACACCGACTTCCTCGACTTCATCAAGCGCGAGAAGCTGTTCGCCACCTTCAACACCCCGGCAGCCGAGGCGGGCGGCGACCCGGGCAAGCGGTGGGACGCGACCCGCAACGCCGCGCTGAGCGAGATCCTCGGTTTCTACGGGCTGTCCTACTGGTACGCCTGGCAGGTCACCGTCCTGGGCCTGGGGCCGATCTGGATGAGCGACAACGCCGAAGCCCGTGCCCGCGCGGCGGCCCTGCTCGACAGCGGCGCGGTGTTCGCGTTCGGGCTGTCGGAGAAGGAGCACGGGGCCGACGTCTACTCCACCGACATGGTCCTCACGCCGCGCCCGGACGGCGGCTTCACGGCGACGGGCGACAAGTACTACATCGGCAACGGCAACATCGCGGGGATGGTGTCGGTGTTCGGGCGCCGCGCGGACGTCGAGGGCGCGGACGGCTACGTGTTCTTCGCCGTGGACAGCCAGCACCCGAGCTTCAAGCTCATCAAGAACGTCGTGAACTCCCAGATGTTCGTCAGCGCGTTCCGGCTGGAGGACTACCCGGTCACCGACGCCGACATCCTGCACACCGGCACCGACGCGTTCAGCGCCGCGCTCAACACCGTCAACGTCGGCAAGTTCAACCTCTGCACGGCGTCGATCGGCATCGCGGAGCACTCCTTCTACGAGGCGATCACCCACGCGCACAACAGGGTTCTCTACGGCAACCGGGTCACCGAGTTCGGCCACGTGCGGCAGTCCTTTGTGGACGCGTACGCCCGACTGGCCGCCATGAAGCTGTTCAGCGACCGCGCGGTGGACTACTTCCGCTCCGCGACCGCCGAGGACCGCCGCTACCTGTTGTTCAACCCCATCACCAAGATGAAGGTGACCAGCGAGGGCGAGCGCGTCATCGACCTGCTGTGGGACGTGATCGCGGCCAAGGGCTTCGAGAAGGACACCTACTTCAACACCGCGACCGGTCACATCCGCGCGCTGCCGAAGCTCGAAGGCACCGTGCACGTCAACCTCGCGCTCGTGCTGAAGTTCATGCCGAACTACCTGTTCAACCCGCAGGAGTTCGAGCCGGTGCCGACCCGCCACGACGCCGCGGACGACGCTTTCCTGTTCGAGCAGGGGCCGGCGCGCGGACTCGGCAAGATCACCTTCCACGACTGGGAGCGGGTGTACACCGCCTTCGCGCACGTGCCCAACGTCGCGCTCTTCCACGAGCAGGCCAGGGGGCTGAAGCGGCTGCTCACCACGGCCGCCCCCGATGCCGCCCAGCAGCGGGACCTGGACTTCCTGCTCAACCTCGGGCACCTGTTCACGCTCGTCGTCTACGGCCAGCTGGTGCTGGAGCAGGCGGAGCTGACCGGCTGCCACCCGGACGTGCTCGGCCAGATCTTCGACGTGCTGGTCCGCGACTTCTCGGAGTACGCGGTCGGCCTGCACGGGAAGGCCTCGGCCACCGAGGCCCAGCAGGCGTGGGCGGTGGAGCAGATCCGCAAGCCGGTGCCGGACGCCGAGCGCTTCGGCCGCGTGTGGGCCCACGTCGCGGCTCTTTCGGGCAGTTACGACATGCGCGCATAA
- a CDS encoding DUF3103 family protein, whose product MRAAAVVLSLFVASGVAVAGPPAGVDAVAHDLAASPGVLAQVHARLAATSKVDLAPLTEGALRRRVDQVGARVRASKQLPADLGPLLQVRAGNRAALTTTANALVVAEPASDEITSVTAYSRTGAHRLSVDALPTDRPLFVVAVDRQRVLAANLAKLRASLRALGVRADEPSGAGGYDAAKITSLRLAEDHEPDLRGDAEIYTLVAGVGPDDKPVVDTVQMPYLDHDKTTYTPNQVLVNWSHFKYAAADAVMMEEDDNFSYGELARAAAKAILAVAGAGEYIPVVDAILAAVPDSFWTNDADYVDSCYTIRKQPLGATATLNGARGNGVLGLSTIHVPAT is encoded by the coding sequence ATGCGAGCTGCGGCAGTGGTGCTGTCCCTGTTCGTCGCTTCCGGCGTGGCCGTGGCCGGACCCCCGGCGGGCGTGGACGCGGTCGCGCACGATCTCGCCGCGTCCCCTGGGGTGCTGGCCCAGGTGCACGCGCGCCTGGCCGCCACGTCGAAGGTCGACCTGGCTCCGCTGACCGAGGGTGCGCTGCGTCGGCGGGTCGACCAGGTCGGCGCCCGGGTGCGCGCCTCGAAGCAGCTGCCCGCCGACCTCGGGCCGCTGCTCCAGGTCCGGGCGGGCAACCGCGCCGCCCTGACCACCACGGCGAACGCGCTCGTCGTGGCCGAGCCCGCGTCGGACGAGATCACTTCCGTGACCGCCTACTCCCGCACTGGCGCGCACCGGCTCTCGGTCGATGCGCTGCCCACTGATCGTCCGCTGTTCGTCGTCGCGGTGGACCGCCAGCGCGTGCTCGCCGCGAACCTGGCCAAGCTGCGTGCTTCCCTGCGTGCCCTCGGTGTCCGCGCCGACGAGCCTTCGGGCGCCGGTGGCTACGACGCCGCGAAGATCACGTCGCTCCGGCTGGCCGAGGACCACGAGCCGGACCTGCGCGGCGACGCGGAGATCTACACCCTGGTGGCCGGTGTCGGGCCGGACGACAAGCCCGTTGTGGACACGGTCCAGATGCCCTACCTCGACCACGACAAGACCACCTACACGCCGAACCAGGTGCTCGTGAACTGGTCGCACTTCAAGTACGCCGCCGCGGACGCGGTGATGATGGAGGAGGACGACAACTTCAGCTACGGGGAGCTGGCCCGGGCCGCGGCGAAGGCGATCCTCGCGGTGGCGGGCGCGGGCGAGTACATCCCGGTTGTCGACGCGATCCTGGCGGCCGTGCCGGACTCCTTCTGGACCAACGACGCCGACTACGTGGACTCCTGCTACACCATCCGCAAGCAGCCCCTCGGCGCCACGGCCACACTGAACGGCGCCAGGGGCAACGGCGTGCTCGGCCTGAGCACGATTCACGTTCCGGCGACCTGA
- a CDS encoding P-loop NTPase family protein translates to MATIGDSLVRRQLSRFVGRDAEIGVFRQALAGALDRNVLFVHGPGGLGKTSLLRMMRLLAAEAGHRCYWVDARALAPVPDAVVDALAEATSHDGERAPVVFIDSFERIGACGRTLRQDVLPKLDDNSVVVISGRRPPDSGWRLDGWDQVVAELPLGALTPVEAERLLAAHGVTDSTAAGRLRAWSEGSPLALTLAAGVYLATGATSPRPTTISALFEVVTETELDPAFHDALTVCAIAREVTVGLLAHTLGDSAQAAFDWLAKRSFVDSYGDALTLHDVVRMAVLARVRHRRPDRVMGLKRVLCDHFYARAASGDAGALVDLAHLIESPEIRWGYRWEGSSRFQTDRVRAGDAEVVGQALTARGYREWWAASEPYYTGRPGNVTIARDAAGSPVGHAIFLTPSALPACARTDPFGARLLRHARRLSPEGQAVVWRDTVDLTGEGSHVLAMLNLSAVLRMEVRNPRYALVSAFGHNDRVHAFCEATGGRPVPELETEFDGRRVVVYLIDYGPGGLYVTQRDVVYRELGLAPATGFTAADVRAALDSFASSGELAESPLAQGADIRERADHVRTVLRTAVDLEFGTSPHEQQLRAALTRRFLDGRESHDKIARGLALSRATYFRRLNEAITRLTRHLGFP, encoded by the coding sequence ATGGCAACCATCGGAGACAGCCTCGTGCGCAGGCAGCTCTCCCGGTTCGTCGGCCGGGACGCGGAGATCGGCGTGTTCCGGCAGGCGCTCGCGGGCGCCCTGGACCGCAACGTGCTGTTCGTGCACGGACCGGGTGGGCTGGGCAAGACGAGCCTGCTGCGGATGATGCGGCTGCTGGCGGCCGAGGCCGGGCACCGCTGCTACTGGGTGGACGCCCGCGCGCTGGCCCCCGTGCCGGACGCGGTGGTGGACGCGCTCGCCGAGGCCACCTCGCACGACGGGGAACGCGCCCCGGTCGTCTTCATCGACTCCTTCGAGCGGATCGGCGCGTGCGGGCGGACCTTGCGCCAGGACGTGCTGCCGAAGCTCGACGACAACTCCGTCGTGGTGATCAGCGGGCGGCGGCCCCCGGACAGCGGCTGGCGCCTGGACGGCTGGGACCAGGTGGTGGCGGAGTTGCCTCTGGGCGCGCTCACCCCGGTCGAGGCGGAGCGCCTGCTCGCCGCGCACGGGGTCACCGACAGCACGGCGGCCGGGCGGCTGCGCGCGTGGTCGGAGGGCTCCCCGCTCGCGTTGACCCTCGCCGCGGGCGTCTACCTGGCGACGGGCGCGACGAGCCCACGGCCGACCACGATCAGCGCCTTGTTCGAAGTCGTCACGGAGACCGAGCTGGACCCGGCTTTCCACGACGCGCTCACCGTCTGCGCGATCGCGCGCGAGGTCACCGTGGGGCTGCTCGCGCACACCCTCGGCGACTCCGCGCAGGCGGCTTTCGACTGGCTCGCCAAGCGGTCCTTTGTGGACAGTTACGGCGACGCGTTGACACTGCACGACGTGGTGCGCATGGCGGTGCTGGCCCGAGTCCGCCATCGCCGCCCGGATCGGGTCATGGGGCTCAAACGCGTGCTGTGCGACCACTTCTACGCACGGGCGGCGAGCGGTGACGCGGGCGCGCTGGTCGATCTCGCGCACCTGATCGAGTCGCCGGAGATCCGCTGGGGCTACCGCTGGGAAGGCAGTTCCCGCTTCCAGACCGACCGCGTCCGCGCGGGGGACGCGGAGGTGGTCGGCCAGGCGCTCACCGCCCGTGGCTACCGCGAGTGGTGGGCGGCCAGCGAGCCCTACTACACGGGGCGTCCGGGGAACGTCACCATCGCCCGGGACGCGGCGGGCTCCCCCGTCGGGCACGCGATTTTCCTCACGCCGTCAGCACTTCCGGCCTGCGCGCGAACCGATCCCTTCGGCGCACGGCTGCTCCGCCACGCCCGGCGCCTCAGCCCGGAGGGCCAGGCGGTCGTGTGGCGCGACACCGTCGACCTGACCGGCGAAGGCTCGCACGTGCTGGCGATGCTGAACCTGTCGGCGGTGCTGCGCATGGAGGTCCGCAACCCGCGCTACGCCCTCGTGTCCGCGTTCGGCCACAACGACCGCGTGCACGCGTTCTGCGAGGCGACCGGTGGGCGGCCGGTTCCCGAGCTGGAGACGGAGTTCGACGGGCGGCGCGTGGTCGTCTACCTCATCGACTACGGCCCCGGCGGGCTGTACGTGACGCAGCGCGACGTCGTCTACCGCGAGCTCGGCCTCGCGCCGGCGACGGGGTTCACCGCGGCCGACGTCCGCGCCGCGCTGGACAGCTTCGCGTCGAGCGGGGAGCTGGCGGAGAGCCCGCTGGCCCAGGGTGCGGACATCCGCGAACGGGCCGACCACGTGCGCACGGTGCTGCGCACGGCGGTGGACCTGGAGTTCGGCACGAGCCCGCACGAACAGCAGCTCCGCGCCGCGCTCACCCGCCGGTTCCTCGACGGGCGGGAGAGCCACGACAAGATCGCCCGCGGTCTGGCGCTGAGCCGCGCCACGTACTTCCGCAGGCTCAACGAGGCGATCACCCGCCTGACGCGGCACCTCGGTTTTCCGTAG